One Dermacentor silvarum isolate Dsil-2018 chromosome 10, BIME_Dsil_1.4, whole genome shotgun sequence genomic window carries:
- the LOC125940979 gene encoding uncharacterized protein LOC125940979, with protein sequence MDRMLEHYENECAFHIVECLRCGEGVRHSDLPSHYVAGCTAALSSAITEHPSSEHTALTIEDVSAALEDLKAMLGDPNHDQLLPVIQSQLNELTEQVRNQEAMLAEVTRELGASEQHLKDEMAQIAAVITSTVPHQPNPAAEASTSSSLSLRSEKAMILRKLEHFTYLSLSALEHLRQASPHPDSSRVIAYCNPSSGRTQRLISALSTTPVRIRKYGRVIYLLILENCDEMLQWQGYAKQFAEIAVLHMRDTYFTLAVWKQNCGSTFDVILQIKFYGMLEDSRCLPPVWRVKVWNPTGEEYLLLTSFNERCYCDHDEGSLAHFHLAFRIDNDSLKNKAFFPEGKAIFWIELGVEEMDGGVTGAPNARQH encoded by the exons ATGGACCGTATGCTGGAGCACTACGAGAACGAATGCGCATTTCACATCGTGGAATGTTTGCGATGCGGTGAGGGAGTCCGGCACAGCGACCTGCCATCACACTACGTGGCCGGATGCACTGCCGCTCTTTCTTCCGCGATCACAGAGCACCCGTCCTCGGAGCATACAGCACTAACCATTGAAGACGTGAGTGCTGCTCTTGAAGACTTGAAGGCGATGTTGGGGGATCCCAACCACGACCAGCTGCTACCAGTGATTCAGAGTCAGTTGAATGAGCTTACAGAACAGGTGAGAAACCAGGAAGCCATGTTGGCTGAGGTCACTCGCGAGCTCGGAGCATCCGAGCAGCATTTAAAGGATGAGATGGCTCAAATCGCCGCCGTGATTACATCGACCGTTCCGCACCAGCCGAATCCGGCAGCCGAAGCCAgcacgtcgtcgtcgctgtcgttgCGCTCGGAAAAGGCGATGATACTTCGAAAGTTGGAACACTTCACCTACCTGTCACTCAGCGCGCTGGAACACTTGCGGCAAGCTTCCCCGCATCCTGATTCCAGCCGTGTCATTGCTTATTGTAACCCTTCGAGCGGTCGCACTCAGCGTTTAATCAGTGCGCTGTCTACGACACCCGTGCGGATTAGAAAATATGGGAGGGTGATTTATCTCCTGATCCTGGAAAACTGTGACGAAATGCTTCAGTGGCAGGGATACGCAAAACAGTTTGCTGAGATTGCGGTGTTGCACATGAGGGATACCTACTTTACGCTTGCTGTCTGGAAGCAAAACTGTGGTTCTACTTTTGATGTCATTTTGCAAATCAAGTTTTACGGGATGCTTGAGGACTCTAGGTGTTTGCCGCCTGTTTGGCGCGTGAAG GTGTGGAATCCTACAGGAGAGGAATATCTTTTGTTGACTTCATTTAACGAGCGTTGTTACTGCGACCACGATGAAGGCTCATTGGCACACTTTCACCTCGCATTCAGGATAGACAATGATTCACTGAAAAATAAGGCTTTCTTCCCCGAGGGAAAGGCGATCTTCTG
- the LOC125940978 gene encoding uncharacterized protein LOC125940978: MSGYPVCINGQRISYKRNHRFLGVFVDRDLSWSPQLAHLKKKLTSLVNVFKFIAGKTWGSSVGSMLQLYRALFIGYLRYSSPVLTKTCKSKLQALQSVQAQELRVCLDLPRSPSTAGTVIMAQDHPITTCMTIDTLRAHIRHVSRMQSSSLASLPERRSQASFSNVVNIHGASLPSGFTSSTRSLSALWSLKQPDVRLYVPGIRKKTDLSTLALKQAALDCLHTFYFDRIPIYTDGSSAQTSSTGAVVISRSMSITYETCHVTSSTASELVALRGAIDYINNQPANRWSILCDSRAPLQCLLSALHRGSYEQLVSEIREMHHHTIAKGHDVVFQWLPTHCGISGNNIADEAARKAHEGANLVSVSLSRTDAAQHLSKLAHRMTLEKWHSTEFTQHRLHSLDPSIPGCCLASAVAWISAK; the protein is encoded by the coding sequence atgtctggttatccagtgtgcatcaatggccagcgtatctcctacaagagaaatcatcggtttttgggtgtctttgttgaccgagacctctcctggagccctcagcttgcccacttgaagaagaagctcacatctttAGTtaacgttttcaaattcatcgccggtaaaacgtggggatcatcagtcggctccatgctacagttgtaccgagcactttttatcggctacctacgctatagctctcccgtgcttactaaaacatgcaaatcCAAGCTTcaagcccttcagagcgtgcaagcacaggaattacgtgtttgcctcgacCTTCCGCGGAGcccctcaacagcaggaacagttatcatggctcaagaccatccgatcacgacttgcATGAcaatcgacacgcttagggcccatattcgccacgtttcacggatgcaatcaagctctcttgcctccctgccagaacgacgatcacaggcgtcattctccaacgtggtcaacattcatggtgcctccctaccatcgggctTCACATCCTCGACACGTTCACTGTCAGCGTTGTGGTCTTTAAAACAACCTGacgtgcgcctttacgttccaggaataagaaaaaagacggacctgtctaccttggccttgaagcaagcagctctcgattgcttgcacactttctactTTGACCGAATCcccatatatacggatggctcttccgctcagaccagctccaccggcgcagtggttatatcacgatcaatgagcatcacatacgaGACTtgtcacgtgacatcatcgaccgcttcggagcttgttgccctccgaggtgccattgattatattaacaaccaaccggctaatcggtggtcaatattatgtgattcaagggcgcccctacaatgtcttttgtcagctcttcatCGCGGGTCCtacgaacaactcgtctcggagatacgagaaatgcaccaccatacgatcgcaaaaggacacgacgtcgtgtttcagtggctgccgactcattgcggtatctccggcaacaacatcgccgacgaagctgctaggaaagcgcacgaaggagcaaatcttgtttctgtgtctttatcgaggactgacgcagcccaacacctaagcaagctagcgcacagaatgacattggagaagtggcattcaactgaattcacccagcatcggttgcattctctcgacccatctatacCTGGCTGTTGCCTGGCatcggctgttgcctggatttccgcgaagtGA